The Thioalkalivibrio sulfidiphilus HL-EbGr7 genome includes the window GTGGGTGTCCAGGCCCTCGGGCTCGATGAACACCTGGTGGCTGTCCTTGTCGGCAAAGCGCACCACCTTGTCCTCGATGGACGGGCAGTAGCGCGGCCCCACCCCCTCGATGGCGCCGCTGTACATGGGCGAGCGATGCAGGGCGCCGCGGATGATGGCGTGGGTGTGCTCGGTGGTGCGCGCGATCCAGCAGCTCACCTGCGGCGGATGCTCGTCCCGGGCGCCGATGAAGGAGAACACCGGGCGTGGCGCGTCGCCGGGCTGTTCGGTGAGCTGTGCATAATCGATGCTGCGCCCATCGATGCGCGGCGGGGTGCCGGTCTTGAGCCGACCCACCCGGGGGGCCAGTTCCCGCAGGCGCGCGGCCAGGGCGATGGACGGCGGATCGCCGGCACGTCCTCCGGCATGCTGGACCTCGCCCACGTGGATGCGTCCGCCCAGGAAGGTGCCCACGGTGAGCACCACGGCAGGGGAGCGAAAGCGCAACCCGGTCTGGGTGATGACGCCCGCGACCCGTTCGCCTTCCACGATCAGGTCATCCACCGCCTGCTGGAACAGGAACAGGTGCGGCGTGTTCTCCACCACGGATCGAACAGCGGCCTTGTAGCGTACCCGGTCCGCCTGGGCGCGGGTGGCGCGCACCGCCGGCCCCTTGCGGCTGTTGAGGGTGCGGAAATGGATGCCGCCCCGGTCCGCCGCCCGGGCCATGAGTCCGCCCAGGGCATCGATCTCCTTGACCAGGTGTCCCTTGCCGATGCCGCCGATGGCCGGGTTACAGCTCATCTGGCCGATGGTCTCGATGTTGTGGGTGAGCAGCAAGGTACGCGCGCCCGCCCGCGCCGAGGCGAGTGCCGCCTCGGTCCCGGCGTGGCCGCCGCCGACCACGATCACGTCATAGCTTGCTTCGAATCCCATACATCCGGACCGTATTCGCAGGAAAAGGCTTGGGATTTTACGCCCGGGGGGCCGTCTGCACCAAGGGTCGTCTATTTGCCGATGCAGAAGGTGGAGAAGATCCGGCCCAGCAGGTCGTCGGAGGAGAAGCGTCCGGTGATCTCGCCCAGGGTCTCCTGGGCCAGGCGCAGGTCCTCGGCCACCAGCTCCGGTCCGGCACCGACGGCCAGGGCATCCCGGGCGGTGGCCACGTGACCGGCGGTACGGGTCAGGGCATCCAGGTGCCGGCGCCGGGCCAGGAACAGGCCTTCGCCGCCGGAGAATCCGGCCTGTGCCTTGAGATGCTCGCGCAGGCTGTCCACCCCCTGCCCGTCCTGGGCACTGAGGTAGAGGACCCCGCCCTGCTTGCCCGGCACCCGGCCGGTGAGATCGATCTTGTTGTGCACGCAGATCACCGGCAGATGGCCGGGCAGGCGCGCGCGGATGGCCGCCTCCTCCTCGCCCTCCCCCAGGGCATCGTCCACCACCAGCAGCACCGCGTCGGCGGCCTCGATCTCGGCCCAGGCGCGGCGGATGCCTTCCTGTTCCACCGGGTCGTCGGACTCCCGCAGGCCGGCGGTATCCACCAGGTGCAGGGGCAGGCCATCCAGGCTCACGGTCTCGCGCAGCACGTCCCGGGTGGTGCCGGGGATGTGGGTGACGATGGCTGCCTCGCGGCGCACCAGGCGGTTGAGCAGGCTGGACTTGCCGGCGTTGGGCCGCCCGGCGATCACCAGGCGCAGCCCTTCGCGCAGCAGCGCGCCCTGGGCGGCGCCCCGGATGAGCCGATCGATCCTCCCGGACAGATCTGCAAGGCGCGCCTGCACCTGCGCCTCGCGCAGGATGTCCACGTCCTCGTCGGGAAAATCCAGGGCCGCCTCCACCGAGACCCGCAGGCCGGTCAGGGCATCCAGCAGGGCATTGACCTCGTGGGAGAGCGCCCCTTCCAGGGCGCGTCTTGCCGAGCGCGCCGCCTGGGCGGAGCCGGCCTCGATGAGGTCGGCGACCGCCTCTGCCTGGGCCAGGTCCAGGCGACCGTTCAGAAACGCCCGTTCGGTGAACTCCCCGGGTCGCGCCGCGCGACAGCCCAGGGCCAGGCAGCGGCTGAGCAGCAGGTCGAGCACCACCGGGCCGCCGTGGCCCTGGAGTTCCAGGGTGTCCTCTCCGGTGTAGGAACGGGGGCCGGGGAAGAACAGCGCGATGCCGTCGTCCAGGGTCTCACCCTGTTCGCCCAGGAAGGGTGCGTAGGTGGCGTGACGGGGGGCTGGGAGTCGGCCCAGGATTGCCCTGGCAAGGGCGGCGGTATTTGGCCCGGAGATCCGCACCACCCCCACCCCGCCGAAGCCCGGCGGGGTGGCGATGGCGGCGATGGTGTCTTCAGGCGAGTCGGCCATGGAAGGTCCGGATAGTGTGGGCCGGCCTTCAGGCCGACAGTGATGTGCGCCTGGCCACGCAAGCCGGCCAGAAGGCCGACCCACGGGGTACCAGGCCCATCAGCCCTTCTTGCCGGCCTTCTCGATGTTGCGGGTGATGTACCACTGCTGGGCGATGGACAGCAGGTTGTTCACGAACCAGTACAGCACCAGGCCCGCCGGGAAGAAGGCGAAGAACACGGTGAACACGAACGGCAGGGCCATCATCAGCTTCTGCTGGATCGGGTCCATGGGCGCCGGGTTGAGCTTGTACTGGGCGATCATGGTCACGCCCATGAGGATGGGCAGGATGAAGTAGGGGTCGCGCACGGAGAGGTCCTGGATCCACAGGATCCACGGCGCCTGGCGCATCTCCACGCTCTCCAGCAGCACCCAGTACAGGGCGATGAACACCGGGATCTGCACCAGGATCGGCAGGCAGCCGCCCAGCGGGTTGATCTTCTCCTTCTTGTACAGCTCCATGAGCGCCTGGTTCATGCGCTGCTTGTCGTCGCCGTAGCGGTCCTTGAGCTGCATCATCTTGGGCTGCACGGCGCGCATCTTGGCCATGGAGCGGTAGCTGGTCTCGGAGAGCTTGTAGAACACCAGCTTGATGAGGATGGTCAGGATGATGATGGCCCAGCCCCAGTTGCCCACCACGTTGTGGATCCAGTCGAGCACCCAGAACAGCGGCTTGGCCAGGAAGGACAGCATGCCGTAGTCCACGGTCAGTTCCAGGCCTGGCTGGATGGCCTTCAATGCCGCCTGCTCCTTGGGGCCCACCCAGAAGCGGCTGGTGAACACCGTTTCCTCGCCCGGGGCGGCGGTCTGTGCCTCGGAACGCATGCCGATGATGTGCTCGGGGCGTGCCGGCGTGCCCAGCACCCGGGTGTAGAACTGGTTGATCTCGTGCTCGAAGGGCACCCAGGCGGTCAGGAAGTAGTGCTGGATGATGGAGATCCAGCCGCCTTGCACGTCCTTGTCCAGGGGCTTGCCGGCCATGTCCTCCAGGGACAGCTTCTCGTAGCGCCCGTCGTGATAGGCCACGCCGGTGAAGGTGTACAGGAACCAGGATTCACGGCTCGGGGTGCTGCCGTGGCGGATCTGCCGGTACTGGCGACCCACCCAGGGCTGGTCGCTGTTGTTGCGC containing:
- the mnmE gene encoding tRNA uridine-5-carboxymethylaminomethyl(34) synthesis GTPase MnmE, giving the protein MADSPEDTIAAIATPPGFGGVGVVRISGPNTAALARAILGRLPAPRHATYAPFLGEQGETLDDGIALFFPGPRSYTGEDTLELQGHGGPVVLDLLLSRCLALGCRAARPGEFTERAFLNGRLDLAQAEAVADLIEAGSAQAARSARRALEGALSHEVNALLDALTGLRVSVEAALDFPDEDVDILREAQVQARLADLSGRIDRLIRGAAQGALLREGLRLVIAGRPNAGKSSLLNRLVRREAAIVTHIPGTTRDVLRETVSLDGLPLHLVDTAGLRESDDPVEQEGIRRAWAEIEAADAVLLVVDDALGEGEEEAAIRARLPGHLPVICVHNKIDLTGRVPGKQGGVLYLSAQDGQGVDSLREHLKAQAGFSGGEGLFLARRRHLDALTRTAGHVATARDALAVGAGPELVAEDLRLAQETLGEITGRFSSDDLLGRIFSTFCIGK
- the yidC gene encoding membrane protein insertase YidC, which gives rise to MDNLRPVLYLSMLLVLFLIWQAWNRDYGPQPVAAPGAQEQVMDRDGVPAPPQDVPDAPVSEAVDAPTEVAPAEPDRRRIRVVTDVLDIEIDTRGGDLVRADLPTYPVSLRTPDQPIRLLDERFRQYVAQSGLIHDRVPGVSGEGRAPSHHAIFQAERDEFRLADGQDELRVPLTWTSEDGVQVTKTYTFRRGDFLINVDHAVRNNSDQPWVGRQYRQIRHGSTPSRESWFLYTFTGVAYHDGRYEKLSLEDMAGKPLDKDVQGGWISIIQHYFLTAWVPFEHEINQFYTRVLGTPARPEHIIGMRSEAQTAAPGEETVFTSRFWVGPKEQAALKAIQPGLELTVDYGMLSFLAKPLFWVLDWIHNVVGNWGWAIIILTILIKLVFYKLSETSYRSMAKMRAVQPKMMQLKDRYGDDKQRMNQALMELYKKEKINPLGGCLPILVQIPVFIALYWVLLESVEMRQAPWILWIQDLSVRDPYFILPILMGVTMIAQYKLNPAPMDPIQQKLMMALPFVFTVFFAFFPAGLVLYWFVNNLLSIAQQWYITRNIEKAGKKG